In a genomic window of Gossypium arboreum isolate Shixiya-1 chromosome 7, ASM2569848v2, whole genome shotgun sequence:
- the LOC108466893 gene encoding 60S ribosomal protein L13a-4, with translation MVSGSGICAKKVVVDARHHMLGRLASIVAKELLNGQKVVVVRCEEICMSGGLVRQKMKYMRFLRKRMNTKPSHGPIHFRAPAKIFWRTVRGMIPHKTKRGAAALARLKAYEGIPAPFDKIKRMVIPDALKVLRLQKGHKHCLLGRLSSEVGWNHYDTIRELEKKRKERAQVAYERKKQLNKLRVKAEKTAEEKLGSQLDVLDPVKY, from the exons ATGGTGTCGGGATCAGGGATATGCGCAAAGAAAGTGGTGGTGGATGCCCGCCACCACATGCTGGGACGGTTGGCTTCGATCGTGGCCAAGGAGCTGCTCAACGGCCAAAAGGTTGTCGTTGTCAGATGCGAGGAAATCTGCATGTCGGGCGGACTCGTTCGCCAGAAGATGAAGTACATGCGGTTCCTTCGCAAACGTATGAACACCAAGCCTTCTCATGGTCCCATCCATTTCCGTGCCCCCGCCAAGATCTTCTGGCGCACCGTTCGTGG AATGATACCCCATAAGACTAAGCGTGGAGCGGCTGCCCTCGCTCGTTTGAAGGCTTATGAGGGTATTCCTGCCCCATTTGACAAGATTAAGAGGATGGTCATCCCTGATGCACTTAA GGTCTTGAGGCTTCAGAAAGGGCACAAGCATTGCTTGTTGGGCCGCTTGTCATCAGAGGTTGGATGGAACCACTACGACACCATCAGG GAGCTGGAGAAGAAGAGGAAGGAGAGGGCTCAGGTTGCATATGAGAGGAAGAAGCAGCTGAACAAGCTTAGGGTAAAGGCTGAGAAGACGGCTGAGGAGAAACTTGGTTCACAACTAGACGTGCTTGACCCCGTTAAGTACTGA
- the LOC108470564 gene encoding probable LRR receptor-like serine/threonine-protein kinase At5g48740 — protein MALKLFWVSFTLFFGFWVVAFCDQDGFLSLSCGGAKSYVDSSKIKWVSDDTFITTGNTTTVEYAEGTSSSSSIALRFFPEPRGRNCYRLPVENMSSIVLVRAQFVYKNYDGLEKPPAFSVSLGRAIVNTVNLTHKDPWIDEFLWPVSKDTLSFCLQAIPDGGAPVISSLEVRPLPRGAYQSGMDDITNKSLRKSYRINSGYTNGSLRYPVDPFDRIWDADQSYTPFHASPGFNIPLSFNLSSLKESPPLDVLQTARVLARQDVLHYNLPLDKLGDYYIVLYFASILPVSASFDILINGDVELSEFTIRSSEASTLYFKQKGIINLDIALRSIIFYPQINALEVYEIVDIPPETSSTTVSALQVIEQATGFDLGWQDDPCFPTPWDHIECEGSTVTSLDLSDINLRSISPTFGDLLDLKILNLHNTSLSGATQNLGSLQHLEKLNLSFNQLTSFGSDISSLVNLRVLDLHNNRLQGIVPDSLGELKNLHLLNLENNKLQGTLPLSLNRESLEVRTSGNLCLSFSTMACNDVSSNPSIETPQVTVVTNRKHRGHRHLAIILGAAGGTLFALLLTSLLVLLYINKRKTEATYTTSAAIDMRNWNAARIFSYKEIKAATNNFKEVIGHGSFGSVYLGKLSDGKPVAVKVRFDKTQLGADSFINEVHLLSQIHHQNLVSLEGFCHELKHQILVYEYLPGGSLADHLYGPNSQKVSLSWIRRLKIAVDAAKGLDYLHNGSDPRIIHRDVKCSNILLDCEMNAKVCDFGLSKQVTLADATHVTTVVKGTAGYLDPEYYSTQQLTEKSDVYSFGVVLLELICGREPLTHSGTPDSFNLALWAKPYLQAGALEIVDDNLKGTFDVESMRKTALVTVRCVERDASRRPTIAQVLGELKEAYSLQLAYLASLGHSG, from the exons ATGGCCCTGAAGCTCTTCTGGGTCAGCTTCACGTTATTCTTCGGCTTTTGGGTTGTTGCTTTCTGTGATCAAGATG GTTTCTTGAGCTTATCTTGTGGTGGAGCAAAGAGTTATGTAGATTCATCTAAGATAAAATGGGTGTCAGATGATACATTCATAACCACAGGCAACACAACTACCGTTGAGTATGCTGAAGGTACCTCCTCCTCGTCCAGCATTGCACTTCGATTTTTCCCGGAACCTCGAGGCCGCAATTGCTATAGGTTACCGGTAGAGAATATGTCCTCCATTGTTCTTGTGAGGGCTCAATTTGTGTATAAGAACTACGATGGACTTGAGAAACCTCCAGCTTTCTCGGTGTCTCTTGGCAGAGCTATAGTTAACACAGTGAACCTAACCCACAAAGATCCATGGATCGACGAGTTCTTATGGCCAGTGAGTAAGGATACACTCTCATTTTGCTTGCAAGCTATTCCAGATGGTGGAGCTCCTGTTATTTCATCACTGGAAGTTCGACCACTTCCTCGAGGCGCTTACCAAAGTGGCATGGATGATATTACCAATAAGTCACTTCGTAAAAGTTATCGAATTAATAGTGGTTACACTAACGGGTCCTTGAG GTACCCTGTAGACCCATTTGACCGCATTTGGGATGCTGACCAAAGTTATACACCCTTCCATGCCTCGCCTGGATTCAACATTCCTCTTAGCTTCAATTTGTCAAGTCTAAAAGAGAGCCCTCCTTTGGATGTGTTGCAGACTGCTCGAGTTCTCGCACGACAGGATGTGTTACATTATAACTTACCTCTAGATAAGTTGGGGGACTACTACATTGTACTCTACTTTGCCAGCATCCTTCCTGTGTCTGCTTCTTTTGATATATTAATCAACGGGGACGTTGAGCTATCAGAATTCACTATAAGATCCTCAGAAGCCAGTACTCTATATTTTAAGCAGAAGGGAATCATAAATCTGGATATTGCACTTAGAAGCATCATATTCTACCCTCAAATTAATGCGCTTGAGGTTTACGAAATTGTTGATATCCCACCTGAGACTTCCTCAACTACAG TTTCAGCACTTCAAGTTATTGAGCAGGCTACCGGTTTTGATCTTGGGTGGCAAGATGATCCATGCTTCCCAACCCCATGGGATCATATTGAATGTGAAGGAAGTACAGTAACATCATT GGACCTTTCGGACATCAACTTGAGGTCAATTAGTCCAACGTTTGGTGACTTGTTGGATCTTAAAATACT GAATTTGCATAACACATCACTTTCAGGAGCAACACAAAATCTGGGCAGCCTGCAGCACCTTGAGAAACT GAATCTGAGTTTCAATCAGCTTACATCCTTTggttctgatataagcagcttggTTAACCTTCGAGTTCT GGACTTGCATAATAACAGATTACAAGGAATTGTTCCAGACAGCTTGGGAGAGTTAAAAAATCTACATCTACT GAATCTGGAGAACAACAAACTTCAAGGTACCCTTCCCCTATCTTTGAATCGAGAAAGTTTGGAAGTTAG AACATCAGGAAACTTGTGTCTTTCCTTCTCGACAATGGCATGCAATGATGTCTCGTCAAATCCTTCAATTGAGACACCACAAGTTACTGTTGTTACCAATAGGAAGCACAGGGGGCATAGGCATTTAGCAATTATACTTGGTGCAGCTGGGGGAACCTTATTTGCTCTACTCCTTACTTCTCTTTTAGTATTATTGTACATAAATAAGAGGAAAACTGAAGCCACATATACCACAA GTGCAGCAATTGATATGCGAAATTGGAATGCAGCAAGAATCTTCTCCTACAAAGAAATAAAAGCAGCTACAAATAACTTTAAGGAAGTTATAGGCCACGGTAGCTTTGGATCCGTCTACCTCGGAAAGCTATCGGATGGCAAACCGGTTGCTGTAAAAGTGCGGTTTGATAAAACTCAATTGGGAGCTGATTCTTTTATTAACGAG GTTCATCTCTTATCACAAATTCACCATCAAAATCTTGTGAGCTTGGAAGGATTTTGTCATGAATTGAAGCATCAGATACTTGTCTATGAGTATCTACCAGGTGGATCTCTGGCAGATCACCTGTATG GTCCGAATAGTCAAAAAGTTTCTTTAAGCTGGATTCGGAGACTGAAAATAGCTGTTGATGCTGCAAAAG GGCTGGACTATTTGCATAATGGGAGCGATCCAAGAATCATACACCGTGATGTCAAGTGCAGTAACATCCTTTTGGATTGTGAGATGAATGCGAAGGTCTGCGATTTCGGCCTCTCTAAGCAAGTAACTCTGGCAGATGCAACTCATGTGACCACTGTTGTCAAGGGCACTGCTGGCTATCTAGATCCTGA GTATTATTCCACCCAACAACTGACTGAGAAAAGTGATGTCTATAGTTTTGGGGTTGTTCTTTTAGAGCTCATATGCGGAAGAGAACCACTGACTCATTCCGGAACTCCAGATTCCTTCAATTTAGCGCTATGG GCAAAGCCGTACTTGCAGGCAGGTGCATTGGAGATAGTGGATGACAACTTAAAGGGAACCTTCGATGTCGAAAGCATGAGAAAAACAGCCTTAGTCACCGTACGGTGTGTGGAAAGAGATGCATCACGGAGACCCACTATTGCACAAGTGTTGGGTGAGCTGAAAGAAGCCTACAGTCTTCAGCTTGCATATCTTGCATCTTTGGGACACTCAGGTTAA
- the LOC108459720 gene encoding myosin-binding protein 2-like isoform X1, whose protein sequence is MVSPTLTSWTLIGLIRAFLGLALAFVLLCGSTLGFFTWKLYHVFGLYLPCPCSGFLGYQNSNLCWHNLLIQFPVTNIHSALKLPFNRLPLNLLWFNDQDWDLDAKSIELLGEACPTSPSGLRLQTIVNKKKSDSDTKGKKSIYLKHKSKVQRGRIAAFGYRKSANFSVADASSVDGGETMIENWGLVSGIEDCFPDDKNTQSGNDLSEATWHGFELSSGEGKGNTNEKFEVTGDGENRIKILEQAIKEEKAACAALYLELEKERAASASAADEAMAMILRLQEDKASIEMEAMQYQRIIEEKFAYDEEEMNLLKEALVGREKENHLLEKEVEAYRQMDTRRDEPEECDFFRHDANKGGQIPSVSLGLGEDPLLMGNSGSTRKNEVGKGSSWPSEFQTSSSEKLSHTVVVNLTGKGKGQDDDDDDAIVCQAITRKTAPSSGGTSLSVDELERNSDFGEPLGRNLHNSTFDMEPTVYDVHVIDDNKESPKEENSKKSKLPIGSASDHKTFLYDLERSSSAVSNERLEIDAEIEHLTERLQIVGGEKEKLTSSADQRERIDILLKLIKEQVKQLREFQRLKEPVQQTSLPPLSPSSKLSSTKRRR, encoded by the exons ATGGTTTCCCCTACACTTACTTCGTGGACCTTAATTGGTCTTATAAGAGCCTTTCTCGGCCTTGCTTTAGCTTTTGTCCTTCTCTGTGGATCAACCTTGGGGTTTTTCACTTGGAAACTTTATCATGTTTTTGGACTTTACTTGCCTTGTCCTTGTTCTGGGTTTCTTGGGTACCAAAATAGCAACCTGTGCTGGCATAACCTTCTCATTCAATTCCCAGTAACAAACATTCATTCTGCTCTTAAACTGCCTTTCAATAGGCTCCCTCTTAACTTACTTTGGTTCAACGATCAAGACTGGGATTTGGATGCCAAGTCCATTGAATTGCTGGGTGAAGCATGCCCTACTTCACCTTCAGGTTTAAGATTGCAAACTATAGTGAATAAAAAAAAGAGTGATTCTGATACCAAGGGAAAGAAAAGTATATATCTGAAGCATAAATCTAAAGTTCAACGAGGTAGGATAGCTGCTTTTGGCTATCGAAAGTCTGCTAATTTCTCAGTTGCAGATGCTTCTTCTGTTGATGGAGGTGAAACAATGATTGAAAATTGGGGTCTAGTTAGTGGAATAGAAGATTGTTTTCCTG ATGATAAGAACACTCAATCTGGCAATGATTTGAGTGAGGCAACCTGGCATGGTTTTGAACTGAGCAGTGGAGAGGGAAAAGGTAACACTAATGAAAAATTTGAGGTTACTGGAGATGGGGAAAATCGGATCAAAATATTGGAACAAGCTATAAAAGAAGAAAAAGCTGCATGTGCTGCTTTATATTTGGAGTTGGAGAAAGAAAGGGCCGCTTCTGCTTCTGCTGCTGATGAAGCTATGGCAATGATTTTGCGTCTTCAAGAGGATAAGGCATCGATAGAAATGGAAGCAATGCAATATCAAAGGATAATAGAAGAAAAATTTGCTTATGATGAAGAAGAGATGAACCTTCTAAAAGAGGCCCTTGTCGGGAGGGAGAAGGAGAATCACCTTTTGGAGAAAGAAGTTGAAGCTTACAGGCAGATGGATACACGTAGAGATGAGCCAGAGGAGTGTGATTTTTTTCGACATGATGCAAATAAAGGGGGACAAATTCCTTCAGTTTCACTTGGATTAGGTGAAGATCCGTTGCTGATGGGAAACAGTGGATCCACCAGGAAGAATGAAGTGGGAAAAGGTTCTAGTTGGCCTTCGGAATTTCAGACTTCATCATCTGAGAAATTAAGTCATACTGTGGTTGTTAATTTAACTGGGAAAGGAAAGGGacaagatgatgatgatgatgatgccataGTATGCCAAGCAATAACAAGAAAAACTGCCCCAAGTTCTGGTGGCACTTCTTTAAGTGTAGATGAGCTTGAGAGAAATTCAGACTTTGGTGAGCCACTAGGCAGAAATCTACACAATTCCACATTTGATATGGAACCAACTGTTTATGATGTCCATGTTATTGATGATAACAAAGAAAGTCCTAAGGAGGAGAATAGTAAAAAAAGTAAACTGCCAATTGGTTCTGCATCAGACCACAAAACCTTTCTATATGACTTAGAGAGGAGTTCTTCTGCAGTCAGTAACGAGAGGCTGGAGATTGATGCTGAAATTGAACACCTTACAGAGAGGCTACAAATAGTTGGAGGAGAAAAAGAGAAGCTGACTTCCTCTGCCGATCAGAGGGAAAGGATAGATATCCTATTGAAACTCATCAAGGAACAGGTGAAGCAGCTTCGAGAATTTCAGCGGCTAAAGGAGCCTGTTCAACAGACTTCTTTACCTCCTTTATCTCCATCCTCTAAG CTCAGCTCCACTAAAAGACGCAGGTGA
- the LOC108459720 gene encoding myosin-binding protein 2-like isoform X2 has product MVSPTLTSWTLIGLIRAFLGLALAFVLLCGSTLGFFTWKLYHVFGLYLPCPCSGFLGYQNSNLCWHNLLIQFPVTNIHSALKLPFNRLPLNLLWFNDQDWDLDAKSIELLGEACPTSPSGLRLQTIVNKKKSDSDTKGKKSIYLKHKSKVQRGRIAAFGYRKSANFSVADASSVDGGETMIENWGLVSGIEDCFPDDKNTQSGNDLSEATWHGFELSSGEGKGNTNEKFEVTGDGENRIKILEQAIKEEKAACAALYLELEKERAASASAADEAMAMILRLQEDKASIEMEAMQYQRIIEEKFAYDEEEMNLLKEALVGREKENHLLEKEVEAYRQMDTRRDEPEECDFFRHDANKGGQIPSVSLGLGEDPLLMGNSGSTRKNEVGKGSSWPSEFQTSSSEKLSHTVVVNLTGKGKGQDDDDDDAIVCQAITRKTAPSSGGTSLSVDELERNSDFGEPLGRNLHNSTFDMEPTVYDVHVIDDNKESPKEENSKKSKLPIGSASDHKTFLYDLERSSSAVSNERLEIDAEIEHLTERLQIVGGEKEKLTSSADQRERIDILLKLIKEQVKQLREFQRLKEPVQQTSLPPLSPSSKLH; this is encoded by the exons ATGGTTTCCCCTACACTTACTTCGTGGACCTTAATTGGTCTTATAAGAGCCTTTCTCGGCCTTGCTTTAGCTTTTGTCCTTCTCTGTGGATCAACCTTGGGGTTTTTCACTTGGAAACTTTATCATGTTTTTGGACTTTACTTGCCTTGTCCTTGTTCTGGGTTTCTTGGGTACCAAAATAGCAACCTGTGCTGGCATAACCTTCTCATTCAATTCCCAGTAACAAACATTCATTCTGCTCTTAAACTGCCTTTCAATAGGCTCCCTCTTAACTTACTTTGGTTCAACGATCAAGACTGGGATTTGGATGCCAAGTCCATTGAATTGCTGGGTGAAGCATGCCCTACTTCACCTTCAGGTTTAAGATTGCAAACTATAGTGAATAAAAAAAAGAGTGATTCTGATACCAAGGGAAAGAAAAGTATATATCTGAAGCATAAATCTAAAGTTCAACGAGGTAGGATAGCTGCTTTTGGCTATCGAAAGTCTGCTAATTTCTCAGTTGCAGATGCTTCTTCTGTTGATGGAGGTGAAACAATGATTGAAAATTGGGGTCTAGTTAGTGGAATAGAAGATTGTTTTCCTG ATGATAAGAACACTCAATCTGGCAATGATTTGAGTGAGGCAACCTGGCATGGTTTTGAACTGAGCAGTGGAGAGGGAAAAGGTAACACTAATGAAAAATTTGAGGTTACTGGAGATGGGGAAAATCGGATCAAAATATTGGAACAAGCTATAAAAGAAGAAAAAGCTGCATGTGCTGCTTTATATTTGGAGTTGGAGAAAGAAAGGGCCGCTTCTGCTTCTGCTGCTGATGAAGCTATGGCAATGATTTTGCGTCTTCAAGAGGATAAGGCATCGATAGAAATGGAAGCAATGCAATATCAAAGGATAATAGAAGAAAAATTTGCTTATGATGAAGAAGAGATGAACCTTCTAAAAGAGGCCCTTGTCGGGAGGGAGAAGGAGAATCACCTTTTGGAGAAAGAAGTTGAAGCTTACAGGCAGATGGATACACGTAGAGATGAGCCAGAGGAGTGTGATTTTTTTCGACATGATGCAAATAAAGGGGGACAAATTCCTTCAGTTTCACTTGGATTAGGTGAAGATCCGTTGCTGATGGGAAACAGTGGATCCACCAGGAAGAATGAAGTGGGAAAAGGTTCTAGTTGGCCTTCGGAATTTCAGACTTCATCATCTGAGAAATTAAGTCATACTGTGGTTGTTAATTTAACTGGGAAAGGAAAGGGacaagatgatgatgatgatgatgccataGTATGCCAAGCAATAACAAGAAAAACTGCCCCAAGTTCTGGTGGCACTTCTTTAAGTGTAGATGAGCTTGAGAGAAATTCAGACTTTGGTGAGCCACTAGGCAGAAATCTACACAATTCCACATTTGATATGGAACCAACTGTTTATGATGTCCATGTTATTGATGATAACAAAGAAAGTCCTAAGGAGGAGAATAGTAAAAAAAGTAAACTGCCAATTGGTTCTGCATCAGACCACAAAACCTTTCTATATGACTTAGAGAGGAGTTCTTCTGCAGTCAGTAACGAGAGGCTGGAGATTGATGCTGAAATTGAACACCTTACAGAGAGGCTACAAATAGTTGGAGGAGAAAAAGAGAAGCTGACTTCCTCTGCCGATCAGAGGGAAAGGATAGATATCCTATTGAAACTCATCAAGGAACAGGTGAAGCAGCTTCGAGAATTTCAGCGGCTAAAGGAGCCTGTTCAACAGACTTCTTTACCTCCTTTATCTCCATCCTCTAAG CTCCACTAA